Within Flagellimonas maritima, the genomic segment AAATAACTGTGTAAGATAATCTATTACTATAATGGAAGTGCCCGGGTCATTGATTGCAGGAGAACTCGCTTTTACGGCAACTTCCACAAGGTGCTTAAAACCGATTTCAATCACATCCACAGCTTCGTTTCGATCTATTGCTATGCATCTTTTTATTTTCTTCTCCAATGCTTTATCAAGTTCCTTGGAAATACTTAGTACTGCCTCTCCCTCATATACAAAGCTGCCCATTGGTTTTAGTAGTTTGAAATGAACATTATATTTAGCGGAGATTCGAAGAAGTTTCTCCCTTCGTATCGCATTCAAATAGCCGCAATGTTCAAATGAGATGGAATGGTTCCATCTGGCTTTATCATCCTCAACACAAGAAAGTCTATCGTTTATTTGCAACATATCCAAAATAATTCTTTTTGTATGCTCATAGGATCTCCTGACCACATAATTTACATGTATACTTTGCGATACCGCGTGAATAAAATAGATGAACATAAAAACACAGACAATCCCAAAAAAAATGGTCAGTGGTGCTCCAAGCGTAGGAAATTTATCGTTTGATTCACTGGAGACGAACAAAGAAAGGACAAGGCAATAAATAATGGTCCCACTGGTAGTGCCCAATATAATCTGGTGGTGACGTTCGTGCAGTATCAAGGGTATGAGCCGAGGGGAATAATTACTGATACTTCTGTTTAATACGTTCATCAACATAGTATAGGTGAAAATAGTTAGGGTAAACAGGCCACCAATTGTAAAAGCTAGGATAAACTTTATATTATCTGGATTTTTGATCAAGAGCTTGGGGTAGCTTTCAAAAAGATTGTCTGGAAAGAGAACCAATAAAACGGCTAGCATTCCAAACGCCGCCGAAATAAGAAAAGTTATAAAAGATATACTTTTAAAAATGCGTTTAATGAGGGACAACAGCATGGAAAGCTTTTAGTAACAGGCAGTTGGATTTCTTGGAATGGTTATGATCCGATTCATTTAGTTTTGAAAAATTAATCAAGTGTCAAAGCTTCAAATTTTATCATCTCTGGCGCTTTATCAATTTCTGTCACTTCAAAATTACTTTTTGGAGCAACCTTGAATTTCTTTTTTTGATAAGGAGCGTTCTCCACTAGATAGATTAAATTATTTTCACGGTCATAGTAAAGTTCCAGTTTACCAAGTTGGATATCCTCAGCATAGATGTTCTTTGCCTCTCCATTAATATTGATATATACTTTCCAAGATTGTGCATCGTTCCAAACAATTCTTCTCTGGTCATCAATTTCTGCGTTTGCCGATAGAAATAAAGTGTCTTTTTTTCCATCGGTATTGAAATCAGCGATCAAATACTCCTTTACTTTATGTTCTTGCTCAAAAGCAGTTTCCAATGGTTCCATTGGTGTTTCTGAAATTTTTTCAACAGAATTGTTTTCTTCTGATTCCCCATCTGAAAATTGTTGTTTAATCTGATTACAGGAAACCAACGTAGCGAAAA encodes:
- a CDS encoding DUF2254 domain-containing protein, with amino-acid sequence MLLSLIKRIFKSISFITFLISAAFGMLAVLLVLFPDNLFESYPKLLIKNPDNIKFILAFTIGGLFTLTIFTYTMLMNVLNRSISNYSPRLIPLILHERHHQIILGTTSGTIIYCLVLSLFVSSESNDKFPTLGAPLTIFFGIVCVFMFIYFIHAVSQSIHVNYVVRRSYEHTKRIILDMLQINDRLSCVEDDKARWNHSISFEHCGYLNAIRREKLLRISAKYNVHFKLLKPMGSFVYEGEAVLSISKELDKALEKKIKRCIAIDRNEAVDVIEIGFKHLVEVAVKASSPAINDPGTSIIVIDYLTQLFLLRKKIPSFNRVDSHNDGVLYFNLIPLEQLKKYVFREMEIYMKNDDILLQKLNESKKILSELNPEVPN